In Acidobacteriota bacterium, one genomic interval encodes:
- a CDS encoding DUF2400 family protein: MASRRAGPRDLPLLGERLEALRRDWSSRRLDSDPLAFAHRFADAGDREVVAFLAASLAFGRVASIRTSVEKILTAMGPTPAEFLERWDERPLGALRAFRHRWVSGEDVEDFLRMVKRARRAHGSLGALFAQGDAGGEDFVASLSSFHRNLLSFSLPLPHLPAV; this comes from the coding sequence ATGGCCTCCCGGCGTGCCGGCCCCCGTGACCTCCCCCTCCTCGGCGAGCGCCTCGAGGCGCTCCGGCGCGACTGGTCCTCCCGGCGGCTGGACTCCGACCCCCTCGCGTTCGCGCACCGCTTCGCGGACGCGGGCGACCGCGAGGTCGTCGCGTTCCTGGCGGCGTCGCTGGCGTTCGGGCGCGTGGCGTCGATTCGCACGTCGGTCGAGAAGATCCTGACGGCCATGGGGCCAACACCGGCAGAGTTCCTCGAGAGATGGGACGAGCGCCCGCTCGGCGCCCTGCGCGCCTTCCGGCACCGCTGGGTCTCGGGAGAGGACGTTGAAGATTTTCTTAGAATGGTGAAGAGGGCGCGGCGCGCGCACGGCTCCCTCGGCGCGCTGTTCGCACAGGGCGACGCCGGCGGGGAAGATTTCGTCGCCTCCCTTTCTTCCTTTCATAGAAATCTTCTCTCTTTCTCTCTTCCTCTCCCGCACCTTCCCGCGGTCTGA
- the hflX gene encoding GTPase HflX produces the protein MSPPRAPKDAPPPPEKPDSNRTILVGVYGREVPRSLAEDHLDELERLVDTAGGVVIARALQERRSPDPATYVGSGKVEELAEVARAQSAGWTIFDDELTPTQSRNLEKALPTNVLDRAGVILRIFAARARSREAMTQVELASLQYQLPRLAGKSQGLAQQRGGGAFRGGAGERKIELDRRRLRMRIAKLKEELGKIETQRDVRRKGMKRVATVSLVGYTNAGKTTLFNRLTSSKEFAEDRLFATLDPRHARLHGVGGRAIVLADTVGFLRKLPHDLVASFKSTLAEVRDADLLVHVVDASSPAASEQKAVAEQVLEELGVEKRRVLLAYNKTDRPSPEALDADGLRISAASGAGLPELREAIVARLSALGARLHVYGVHESESAS, from the coding sequence GTGAGCCCGCCCCGCGCCCCCAAGGACGCTCCCCCTCCGCCCGAAAAGCCCGACTCGAACCGGACGATCCTCGTGGGGGTCTACGGGCGCGAGGTGCCGCGCTCTCTCGCCGAGGACCACCTCGACGAGCTCGAGCGCCTCGTGGACACCGCGGGCGGCGTCGTCATCGCGCGCGCCCTCCAGGAACGGCGCTCGCCGGATCCGGCGACGTACGTGGGCTCCGGCAAGGTCGAGGAGCTCGCGGAGGTCGCGCGGGCGCAGAGCGCCGGCTGGACGATCTTCGACGACGAGCTCACTCCGACACAGTCGCGCAACCTCGAGAAGGCGCTCCCGACGAACGTTCTCGACCGCGCGGGCGTGATCCTCCGGATCTTCGCGGCGCGCGCCCGCTCGCGCGAGGCCATGACGCAGGTCGAGCTCGCGAGCCTGCAGTACCAGCTCCCGCGCCTCGCGGGCAAGTCGCAGGGGCTCGCGCAGCAGCGCGGCGGCGGCGCGTTCCGCGGCGGCGCGGGCGAGCGGAAGATCGAGCTCGACCGCCGGCGCCTGCGCATGCGCATCGCGAAGCTCAAGGAAGAGCTCGGGAAGATCGAGACGCAGCGCGACGTTCGGCGCAAGGGCATGAAGCGCGTCGCGACGGTCTCCCTCGTCGGGTACACGAACGCGGGGAAGACGACGCTCTTCAACCGCCTGACCTCCTCGAAGGAATTCGCCGAGGACCGGCTCTTCGCGACGCTCGACCCGCGGCACGCGCGCCTGCACGGCGTCGGCGGCCGCGCGATCGTTCTCGCGGACACGGTCGGCTTCCTCCGCAAGCTCCCGCACGATCTCGTGGCGTCGTTCAAGTCCACGCTCGCCGAGGTGCGCGACGCGGACCTCCTCGTTCACGTCGTGGACGCGTCCTCGCCCGCCGCGTCCGAGCAGAAGGCCGTCGCCGAGCAGGTCCTCGAGGAGCTGGGCGTCGAGAAGCGCCGCGTCCTCCTGGCCTACAACAAGACGGACCGTCCGTCGCCCGAGGCGCTCGACGCCGACGGGCTCCGGATCTCGGCCGCGAGCGGCGCGGGACTGCCCGAGCTGCGCGAGGCGATCGTCGCGCGCCTGTCCGCGCTCGGGGCGCGTCTCCACGTCTACGGGGTCCACGAGAGCGAGTCCGCGTCGTAA